One Caldanaerobius fijiensis DSM 17918 genomic window carries:
- a CDS encoding DHH family phosphoesterase — protein sequence MMVMSEIVKLLKSAKKVLIVTHVSPDGDGIGSTLALLHGLNQLGIEGHVVIDDEVPEGFAFLPQSGKILRYPHEMDGYYDVAVAIDCSDEERMGNVKELYMRLPVKINIDHHISNTMYADYNVVDSNAGASAELVYQLLKLLGVEFDSDISTCLYCSLATDTGRFMYSNTTSITHEIAGDLLNNGADLRKIAEEIFEKKTLNQVLLIGKAISTLNVVEDGTIAYITVTKAMLDECGARPGDTEGLVYYPKSIDGVEIGLLFKEEDDRIKVSFRSKKVDVSKIAAIFGGGGHVLASGCFLEMPMSEAVEKVVQACARAVKDVH from the coding sequence ATGATGGTAATGAGTGAAATCGTAAAATTATTAAAAAGTGCTAAAAAGGTTTTGATTGTCACCCATGTTTCACCGGATGGAGATGGGATAGGTTCAACATTAGCTCTTTTGCACGGTTTAAACCAATTAGGCATAGAAGGGCATGTAGTGATAGATGATGAGGTACCTGAGGGGTTTGCTTTTTTGCCTCAAAGTGGTAAGATTCTCAGGTACCCTCATGAAATGGATGGCTATTATGATGTCGCTGTAGCTATTGATTGTAGTGACGAAGAAAGAATGGGCAATGTTAAGGAATTGTATATGAGATTGCCAGTGAAGATAAACATAGATCATCACATAAGCAATACCATGTATGCGGATTATAACGTGGTTGATTCCAATGCGGGTGCTTCGGCTGAATTAGTATATCAATTACTGAAACTTTTGGGTGTGGAATTTGATAGCGATATTTCTACGTGCCTTTATTGTAGCTTGGCTACAGATACAGGAAGGTTTATGTACAGTAATACAACGAGCATAACCCATGAAATAGCGGGTGACTTATTAAACAATGGAGCAGATCTTAGAAAAATTGCCGAAGAAATTTTCGAAAAGAAAACATTGAATCAGGTATTGCTGATTGGTAAAGCAATAAGTACTTTAAATGTAGTAGAAGATGGGACTATTGCCTACATCACCGTTACAAAAGCTATGCTGGACGAATGCGGCGCAAGACCTGGCGATACAGAAGGATTGGTATATTATCCAAAATCAATAGATGGTGTAGAGATTGGGCTTTTATTTAAGGAAGAGGATGACAGGATAAAAGTAAGTTTTAGATCAAAAAAAGTAGATGTAAGCAAAATAGCTGCCATTTTTGGCGGAGGGGGACATGTTTTAGCGTCAGGTTGTTTTCTAGAAATGCCAATGAGTGAAGCTGTAGAAAAGGTGGTGCAGGCATGCGCCAGAGCTGTTAAAGATGTCCATTAG
- the rbfA gene encoding 30S ribosome-binding factor RbfA — translation MNYRVNRISEEIKKVISDLIKNELKDPRIAPLTSVTHVEVSRDLRHAKVYVSVYGTDDEKNSTIEALKRASGYLRKEVGSRIKTFYTPEIDIELDRSIETGIHIAKLIDDLKNGVENNDGNE, via the coding sequence ATGAATTATAGAGTAAATAGGATTTCGGAAGAAATAAAAAAGGTTATAAGTGATCTTATTAAAAATGAATTGAAGGATCCTAGAATTGCTCCACTTACGAGTGTAACTCACGTAGAGGTGTCTCGGGATTTAAGACATGCAAAGGTCTATGTGAGTGTGTATGGTACCGATGATGAAAAAAACAGCACCATAGAGGCGCTAAAAAGGGCGTCTGGGTATTTGCGAAAAGAAGTTGGAAGCAGGATAAAGACTTTTTACACACCTGAAATAGACATAGAGCTGGATAGATCTATAGAAACAGGTATACACATTGCGAAATTGATTGATGATCTAAAAAACGGGGTAGAGAATAATGATGGTAATGAGTGA